One genomic segment of Amycolatopsis sp. Hca4 includes these proteins:
- a CDS encoding ABC transporter substrate-binding protein: MGKRIGAGKRGRSPGRTAVLLGAGALVTGMLAGCATSSGLKINIYMSPEDNFQKVVDRCNQQAAGKYEIVYNKLPRGADDQRLQMARRLAAGDTAMDILGLDVTWVSEFAEAGWAEEWTGKNKAEASEGVLQGPLDTATHNGKLYAATKNTNVQLLWYDDRLTPTPPATWDEMMQKAQELKGQGKPHEIVFTGAQYEGLVVFYNTLVASMGGHILSDDGKSVVMDDGAVKALELLKKVSTSGLTDPSLSNMKEDDIRQAFQRGQAAFQLNWPYVYAAYAKDKKADLPHFKWAVYPAAAPGVPARTTIGGFDLAVSTYSQHKPEAFEAALCLRSPESQKISAINDGVPPSIESVYHNDVPLDPGKPASDDNPNMASKYPMRDAILAALKTAAVRPLTPAYQNASTVISKILSPPSDIDPQATAAKLREQLGDALQSKGVIP, translated from the coding sequence ATGGGGAAGAGGATCGGCGCGGGCAAACGGGGACGGTCGCCCGGCCGCACCGCCGTCCTGCTGGGGGCAGGGGCACTGGTGACCGGCATGCTCGCCGGTTGCGCGACGAGTTCCGGGCTCAAGATCAACATCTACATGTCGCCCGAGGACAACTTCCAGAAAGTGGTCGACCGCTGCAACCAGCAGGCGGCGGGCAAGTACGAAATCGTCTACAACAAGCTCCCGCGCGGGGCGGACGACCAGCGGCTGCAGATGGCGCGCCGGCTGGCGGCGGGTGACACCGCCATGGACATCCTCGGTCTCGACGTCACGTGGGTCTCGGAGTTCGCCGAGGCCGGCTGGGCCGAGGAGTGGACCGGCAAGAACAAGGCGGAGGCGTCCGAGGGTGTCCTGCAGGGCCCGCTCGACACCGCCACCCACAACGGGAAGCTGTACGCGGCCACGAAGAACACCAACGTCCAGCTGCTCTGGTACGACGACCGGCTGACACCGACGCCGCCGGCGACCTGGGACGAGATGATGCAGAAGGCCCAGGAGCTCAAGGGCCAGGGCAAGCCGCACGAGATCGTGTTCACCGGCGCGCAGTACGAAGGCCTGGTCGTCTTCTACAACACGCTGGTCGCGTCCATGGGCGGGCACATCCTGTCCGACGACGGCAAGTCCGTGGTGATGGACGACGGCGCGGTGAAGGCGCTCGAGCTGCTCAAGAAGGTGTCGACCTCAGGGCTCACCGACCCGTCGCTGAGCAACATGAAGGAAGACGACATCCGGCAGGCGTTCCAGCGCGGCCAGGCCGCCTTCCAGCTCAACTGGCCATACGTCTACGCCGCCTACGCCAAGGACAAGAAGGCGGACCTCCCGCACTTCAAGTGGGCGGTCTACCCGGCCGCCGCGCCCGGCGTGCCCGCCCGGACCACGATCGGCGGGTTCGACCTGGCGGTGAGCACGTACTCGCAGCACAAGCCGGAGGCCTTCGAAGCGGCGCTGTGCCTGCGCAGCCCGGAGAGCCAGAAGATCTCCGCGATCAACGACGGTGTGCCGCCGAGCATCGAATCCGTCTACCACAACGACGTTCCGCTCGACCCGGGCAAGCCGGCGTCGGACGACAACCCGAACATGGCGAGCAAGTACCCGATGCGCGACGCCATCCTCGCCGCGCTGAAGACCGCCGCGGTGCGCCCGCTGACCCCGGCGTACCAGAACGCCTCGACGGTCATCTCGAAGATCCTTTCCCCGCCGTCGGACATCGACCCGCAGGCCACCGCGGCCAAGCTGCGCGAGCAGCTCGGTGACGCGCTCCAGTCGAAGGGAGTGATTCCGTGA
- a CDS encoding general stress protein, which produces MSSPFGGGRAPGGLPRLPTPPTGWPIGSYATYGEAQQAVDFLAESEFAVGDVTIVGVDLMLVERVIGRLTWGRVLGTGAVSGAWFGLFAGLLLGLFVNQGFALQVLTGVVLGVLSGLMFAAIGYSMSRGRRRDFSSASQLVAGRYDVLCQPRSAEQGRELLAKLALKPPSANP; this is translated from the coding sequence GTGAGTAGTCCCTTTGGCGGGGGGCGGGCGCCCGGTGGGCTGCCGCGGCTGCCGACCCCGCCGACCGGCTGGCCGATCGGGTCGTACGCGACCTACGGCGAGGCCCAGCAGGCCGTCGACTTCCTCGCCGAAAGCGAGTTCGCCGTCGGCGACGTCACGATCGTCGGCGTCGACCTGATGCTCGTCGAGCGCGTGATCGGGCGGCTGACCTGGGGCCGCGTGCTCGGTACCGGCGCGGTGTCCGGTGCGTGGTTCGGCCTGTTCGCGGGGCTGCTGCTGGGGTTGTTCGTCAACCAGGGGTTCGCGTTGCAGGTGCTGACCGGGGTCGTGCTCGGGGTCCTGTCCGGGCTGATGTTCGCGGCGATCGGGTACAGCATGTCCCGTGGCCGCCGCCGGGACTTCTCCTCGGCGAGCCAGCTCGTCGCCGGCCGCTACGACGTCCTGTGCCAGCCGCGCTCGGCCGAACAGGGTCGGGAACTGCTGGCCAAGCTGGCCCTCAAACCGCCCTCCGCGAACCCCTGA